In Anser cygnoides isolate HZ-2024a breed goose chromosome 16, Taihu_goose_T2T_genome, whole genome shotgun sequence, one genomic interval encodes:
- the TOX2 gene encoding TOX high mobility group box family member 2 isoform X4: MMYRYRPLYGRRLWGVPGKMLVRLGCCQQEASSWMLWARAQIQEMVHSDATSYESNRQVPLLNRPGMLAGPMSALSQSQLISQMGMRSGVTHGSPSPPGSKSATPSPSSSTQEEETESHYKVTGEKRPSTDLGKKPKSQKKKKKKDPNEPQKPVSAYALFFRDTQAAIKGQNPNATFGDVSKIVASMWDSLGEEQKQAYKRKTEAAKKEYLKALAAYRASLVSKSSADQGETKSAQPNPPSKMIPPKQPMYPMPPQASSPYPGLGSFLSPSDLQSYRGHPHPSLPRTLPSKPMLPSISASPPPAFQISPPLHQQLSLHHPQSSLLSQPLSMQQVPQQPLLSPPMALQVQPPMNSSPPGQQDFSHISSEFQNSVGPRSPGASNPPGSTEWDSDYPSRECGINHCSMLPRDKALYLT; encoded by the exons aTGATGTACAGATACAGGCCACTGTATGGGAGGAGGCTTTGGGGTGTCCCAGGAAAAATGCTGGTGCGGTTGGGTTGCTGTCAGCAAGAGGCTTCTTCATGGATGCTGTGGGCCAGGGCTCAG ATCCAGGAGATGGTGCACTCGGACGCCACGTCCTACGAGTCCAACCGACAAGTGCCCCTGCTCAACCGCCCCGGGATGCTGGCCGGGCCCATGAGCGCGCTCAGCCAGTCGCAGCTGATTTCTCAGATGGGGATGCGGAGCGGTGTCACCCACGGCTCCCCATCGCCCCCGGGAAGTAAGTCTGCTACACCATCTCCCTCCAGCTCTACTCAGGAAGAGGAGACAGAGTCACATTACAAG GTCACTGGAGAGAAAAGACCATCGACAGACCTGGGCAAAAAGCCCAAAAgccaaaagaagaagaaaaagaaggatcCCAATGAGCCCCAGAAGCCTGTGTCAGCTTACGCCCTGTTTTTCAGAGACACGCAAGCCGCTATCAAAGGGCAAAACCCCAATGCTACCTTTGGAGACGTATCGAAAATTGTTGCATCAATGTGGGACAGTTTGggagaagaacaaaaacaa GCATataagaggaaaacagaagcgGCGAAGAAGGAGTATCTCAAAGCCCTGGCCGCGTACCGGGCCAGCCTGGTCTCCAAG AGTTCTGCCGACCAGGGGGAGACGAAAAGCGCCCAACCCAACCCACCTTCCAAGATGATCCCGCCCAAGCAGCCCATGTACCCGATGCCCCCGCAGGCTTCGTCGCCCTACCCCGGCCTGGGCTCCTTCCTGTCCCCGTCGGACCTGCAGAGCTACCGCGgccacccccaccccagcctGCCCCGGACCCTGCCCTCCAAGCCCATGCTGCCCAGCATCAgtgcctccccgccgcccgccttCCAGATCAGCCCTCccctccaccagcagctctcCTTGCACCACCCGCAGAGCTCCCTCCTCAGCCAGCCCCTCAGCATGCAGCAggtcccccagcagcccctcctgtccccccccatggCACTACAGGTACAGCCCCCCATGAACTCCTCGCCTCCCGGGCAGCAG GACTTTTCGCATATTTCGTCTGAGTTTCAAAACAGCGTTGGACCCCGTTCGCCTGGTGCATCAAATCCTCCAGGAAGCACTGAGTGGGACAGCGACTACCCCAGCAGAGAGTGTGGGATCAACCACTGCAG CATGCTGCCAAGGGACAAGGCGCTCTACCTCACCTAA